The following is a genomic window from Pseudomonas promysalinigenes.
GATGATCCGGAAGGAGTTGCGATAGATCTCCTGACCATCGCGGATGTAGTCAATCATCAAGGTGCTCCGTCGGCAGGGCGAGCATGGCGCCTGCTTCATTCAAGGTAAGGTCGGTGGCGCGCAGGGCACCCAGGCCCGGCAGGTGCGCGTCACGCAGATACAGGTCATAACGGCCCGGTGAGCGGGCCAGCAACGTGGCCGGTGCAACGTGGGCCAAGGCGCAAGAGCGCGGGCAACCGGACAGGTGCACACTGCCCGGCGCGCCACTGCCGATCAGGGCCGCCAACTGCGCGGCATCGGCTTTGGTGTCAGCCTGGCCCTTGGCACAGCCACGGCTGCCGGTGCAGGCGACCATACGCACCAGGGGCTGGGTGGGGCTGCACAGCAGGCCCAGCGCCGCCAGTTCATCCATGGCTTGGTCAAGCCCGGCAGGGTCGATGTTGGTAAGCATGAGGCTTTGCCAAGGGGTCAGGCGCAGGCTGCCGTCCCCCCATCGGCGAGCCACAGCGCCAGCACCTCGCAGCATGGCAACCGATAGCCGGCCCAACGGCGGTGCCGCGCCCAAGGCCATACCGTGCTGTTGTCGCACGGCCCCCAGCCATGGGCTTGAGACGTGCTCACGCTGCCACTCAAGCACCGGGGCATCGCGGCGCACCGGCAGCGCCAGGCCATCGATGAAGGCATCCACCGGGCAGGTTTGCAGTAACTGGCGCATACGCGATTGCTCGGGGCTGGCCAGTTCAAGGAAGCGCTCAAGCACGGCGCGCACCAGCGCCAGCCCCTGTTCCACCGGCACCGCACCCACTACGTGGCCATCAGCCGGGCAACTGGCCAGGCCAAATGCCAACCAGCCGCGCTGCTCCAGGGGCATTGACGACAGCCACAGATCATGAGGGTGCTCCAGCATCGCCACACCTTCACCACCGTCCAGTTGTAGGGCGAACTTGGCAGACAACTGGTGCAAGCGCGGCGTACCCTGTAGCAGATCAAGGATCTGCCCGGCCAACGGGCGCACATCCATCAACATCGCCGGATCAAGCCCTGCCAAGGGGCTGAGCATCAGGTTGCGCACATCATCGCCGGCCGCCTCCCGTGGCCCGAGGCCCGCCGCCAGCAGGCTTTCGATCAGCCCGGCATGGTCGCTGCCTATGCCGCGGATCTGCAGGTTGGCACGGTTGGTCGCCTCGATCACCCCTCCCGCGAAGCGCTCGGCTGCCAGCGCAACCGCCTCGGCCTGATCGGCCAGCAACAGGCCCCCGGGCAGCTTAATTCGGCAGATGCCGCCGTCACGGGCGCTGACGATGCGCCACAACCCCGGGCAGGCCGAGGGACGTAGTGATGCTGGAGGGGTGTTGGCTGGCGTCAATGGGGCGTCCGGCAATCGCTGAAAATGCGCTTGAGTGTAGAAGGCGCGGTATTATGCCTGCTTTGTCCGGCGGCATGAAAAGCCGGTGGTCGAGCTTCAACTGCGATCGAGCAGAAAATCAGGACCGCACCGCCTTATTCGCGGGTTAACACGTTTGCACCTGCAGAGGCGGGTTCACCCACAGCGAGGCACGCAGCGGCCCCAAAAAATGGCGGAATGAGACACATGACCCCCTGGCTGACAGTAGTAGGTATCGGCGAAGACGGCTTCAGCGGCCTGGGCAAACAAGCCCGGCGCGCCCTGATGGGCGCCTCGCGGATCATCGGCAGTCCACGCCAGCTGGCCCTCCTGCCGCGCTGCATCAGCGCACAACGGCAGGACTGGCCCACACCCTTCTCTCTGGCCCCAGTGCTGGCCCTACGCGGTGAGCCAGTTTGCGTGCTGGCCAGCGGCGACCCGATGTTCTTCGGCGTTGGCGCCAGCCTGGCGCGGCAGGTGCCGGCTGCGCAGATGCAGGTGCTGTCCATGCCCTCTTCCTGTGCGCTGGCCGCAGCGCGCCTGGGCTGGCCATTGCAGGACGTTCAGGTGGTGTCGGTGGTGGCACGCCCCCTGGCAGCGCTCAATGCCCACCTGCACAGCGGCCAGCGTCTGTTGGTATTGAGCAATGATGGCAGCAGCCCAGCGGCCATCGCCGCGCAGTTGCGTGAGCGCGGTTTCGGGCCTAGTCGCCTGCACGTGCTGGAGCACTTGGGTGGCGAGGCCGAGCGCCACCTGCACGGCACCGCCGATGACTGGCCGGGCAGCGAAGTGGCCGCGCTCAACCTGGTAGCCATCGAATGCCTGGCCAGCCCCGCTGCCATGCGCCTGCCCCGTGTGGCCGGGCTGGCGGACAGTGCCTTTCGCCACGATGGCCAACTGACCAAGCGTGACGTACGCGCCATCACCTTGGCACGCCTGGGGCCACAGCCGGGCGAGCTGCTGTGGGACGTCGGCGCCGGCTGCGGTTCGATCGGCATCGAATGGATGCGTGCCCACCCAGCCTGCAGGGCCCTGGCCATCGAAGCCGATGAGGGGCGCCAGGGCTTCATTGAATACAACCGTGATGCGTTGGGAGTGCCTGGGTTGCAATTGGTCCGTGGTAAGGCCCCCGAAGCCCTTGCCGAGCTGGAACGCCCGGATGCCATCTTCATTGGCGGCGGCGTCACCCGCGACGGCGTACTGGCGTTGTGCTGGGAACGTCTGCGCCCTGGCGGGCGGCTGGTGGCCAATGCGGTCACCCTGCAAAGCGAACTGGCCTTGGCGCATTTTCGTGAACGGCACGGCGGTGAGCTGACCCGTATCCACATCGCCCAGGCGCAACCGTTGGGCAACTTCGACACCTGGCGCCAGGCTTTGCCGATCACCTTGCTCGACGTGGTGAAGCCCCTCGATGCGTGAAGAAACCCGCGAACAGCCCGCCCCGTTGCGCAGCGGCCTGACCACCGGCAGCTGCGCCACTGCCACCAGCCTGGCGGCGGCCAGGCTGCTGCTGACCGGGCAAAGCCACGATGCAGTCAGCATCACGTTGCCCAAGGGCAAGGTGGTACAGATGCGCTTGGAGTTCTGCCGGCTGTTAGGGGAGCGCGCCGAAGCGGGCACGCTAAAGGATGCCGGCGATGACCCTGACGTCACCCACGGCGCCCTGCTCTACAGCCAGATCCGCTTGCAGACGCGACCTGGCATACGCTTCATGGCCGGAGAAGGCGTCGGGACCGTCACCCGCCCAGGCCTGGTGCTAGCGGTGGGGGAGCCTGCCATCAACCCTGTGCCGCGGCGGATGATCAGCGAGCACTTGCAGCAGTTGGCCGAGGAGTGCGGCTACCAGGGCGGTTTCGAGGTTACCGTCAACGTACAAGGGGGCGAGGCACTGGCGCTCAAGACCATGAACCCGCGCCTGGGCATTCTTGGCGGCCTGTCGATTCTGGGTACCAGCGGCATCGTCCGGCCGTTCTCCTGCTCGGCGTATATCGCCTCCATCCACCAAGGCATCGATGTCGCCCATACCAACGGCTACACCCATATCGCTGCCTGCACCGGCAATGCCAGTGAAGACACCATGCGCCGAATCTACCAACTGCCCGAAATCGCCTTGATCGAGATGGGCGACTTCGTCGGCGCCGTGCTCAAACACTTACGCAAAGTACCCGTGCCACGCCTCACCCTGTGTGGAGGCTTTGGCAAAATCAGCAAGCTGGCGGCAGGCCACATGGACCTGCACAGCCGTCATTCGAGCATCGACCTGCCGCAGCTGGCCGGCTGGGCTGCAGACATCGGCGCCGACGCAGAGCTGCAGGCAGCCATCATTTCGGCCAACACCAGCCAGCAAGCCTTGGCCCTGGCACACACCGCCGGCATTGCCCTGGGCGATGCGGTGTGCGATCACGCGCTGACCTTCGCTCGCAGCGTGGTGCCGGCACAGGTGCAAGTGGAAGTGTTCGCCATCGATCGCCAGGGCGGCGTGGTCGGCAAGGCTGGTGTGCAATGAGCCAGCGCATCCTACTGCTCGGCGGCGTCACAGAAGCGTTGGCCATCGCCCGCCAGCTCGGCCCCGAGCACATCTATAGCCTGGCCGGTGTCGGGCGTGTGCCCCAGGACCTTACGTGCCAGGTAAGGGTTGGTGGCTATGGTGGCGCACAAGGCCTGGCCACTTACCTGCGTGAAGCGGGTATCACCTTGTTGATCGATGCCACGCACCCTTATGCCGCGCAGATCAGCCATAACGCGGCCAGCGCCGCGCAAGCCGTTGGCATCCCGTGTTGGGCCTTGCGCCGCTCGGCCTGGCAGGCACAGCCAGGGGACGACTGGCGCGAGGTGGATGACTGGGCCGGGCTGATCGAGGCGCTCAAGCCGTTTCGGCGGCCACTGTTCACCCTCGGGCGCGAGCCGCTGCAGCATCTTGAGGAGATTCCGCCGGAGCAGTTCTGGACTCTGCGGGCGCTGGAAGCCTGCCCTGGCAATGAGCGCTGCGAGGTGATCGGCGCGCGCGGGCCGTTTCAGATCGAAGACGAGCGGGCACTGTTCCAAAGGCGGCGCATCGATGTGCTGGTGAGCAAGAACAGCGGCAGCGTGGCGACCGAGCCGAAGCTTGAGGTGGCCAGGGAGCATGGAGTGCCAGTGCTGATCCTGAAACGCCCCTCGTTAGCAAAGGTAGACCTTGAGTTCACCCATGCGAGCCTGCTGCAGGCCAAGATCAAAGAGATGCTTGAAATGCCATGAGAGCGTATATCCCTTTGACATATACGCTCTGCGTTTTAACTTCAGTCACAGTTCGCTGCTTCCAAGAAGGCCCATCATGGAGCAAGGTGCAGTCTTCAAAAGTAACCGCAGCCAGAACTGATATACGGCGCAGAGAAGTCAACCCAACCAGAGCACAACCTTTCGATAATGGAAGGCTTCGCAGCCCGCCTGGAAGTGCTCGATTACGACAGCCAAGCCGCGGAGCACAGCGGGCAATTACGTGCAGAACTGGCGCGGGCTGGTACACCGATCGGTCCATTCGACTAGCTGATAGCGGGGCATGCCCGCGCTCGGGGGTTGGTGCTCGTAACCAACAACGTGCGTGAATTTCAACGCGTTCCTGGTTTGCGTAATGAAGACTGGCTGGTGAGTCCTACAGGCCAGGCCTAACGCAGCGAAATTTCCTACTGATCACGCCCTAATCGACAACAATACAATCAAGAACCTTCGGGTGGCCATTCGCCCACTGAGCGATTTAGACTCTGTCCTCCTCTATGGAAGGCGCCCCTCATATGGAAATGCAATGGTGGATCTGGCTGGTCTTCGGCATCGGCCTGATCCTGCTCGAACTGGTCCTGCCCACGTTCTTCATCCTCTGGTTCGGCATCGGCGCGGTGCTGGTATCGCTCATCGCCCTGGCCGCTCCAGGCTTGCAGCTGGACATGCAAGGGTTGCTGTGGGTGCTGCTCTCCTCGGTCACAACCTACCTTTGGTTCAAACTGTTCAAGCGCAAGCAACCGGACGTGCGCTGGACTGCCGACAGCGTGATCGGTGAAGTCGGGCTGCTGACCGGCAGTGTCTCCCCTTTCCAGAAAGGCCGCGTGCGTTTCCAGAAGCCACTGCTGGGCAACGAGGAATGGACCTGCGTCGCCGACAGCGACATCGCAGCCGGCGAGCGTGTACGGCTCGTCGCCATCGAAGGCAACATTGCCCGGGTGATCCGGGCCTGAATTGGCAAACAACAGGAAGTTTTCATCATGACCAGTCTCATCGTCGTCGGCGCCCTCGCCGTGTTCGTCCTGATCACCGTGTTCAAAGGGGTGCGGATCGTCCCCCAGGGCGAGGAATGGATCGTCGAACGCCTTGGCCGCTACCACAACACCCTCAAGCCTGGGCTGAACATCGTCATCCCGTACATGGACG
Proteins encoded in this region:
- the cobG gene encoding precorrin-3B synthase; its protein translation is MPDAPLTPANTPPASLRPSACPGLWRIVSARDGGICRIKLPGGLLLADQAEAVALAAERFAGGVIEATNRANLQIRGIGSDHAGLIESLLAAGLGPREAAGDDVRNLMLSPLAGLDPAMLMDVRPLAGQILDLLQGTPRLHQLSAKFALQLDGGEGVAMLEHPHDLWLSSMPLEQRGWLAFGLASCPADGHVVGAVPVEQGLALVRAVLERFLELASPEQSRMRQLLQTCPVDAFIDGLALPVRRDAPVLEWQREHVSSPWLGAVRQQHGMALGAAPPLGRLSVAMLRGAGAVARRWGDGSLRLTPWQSLMLTNIDPAGLDQAMDELAALGLLCSPTQPLVRMVACTGSRGCAKGQADTKADAAQLAALIGSGAPGSVHLSGCPRSCALAHVAPATLLARSPGRYDLYLRDAHLPGLGALRATDLTLNEAGAMLALPTEHLDD
- a CDS encoding cobalt-precorrin-6A reductase, translated to MSQRILLLGGVTEALAIARQLGPEHIYSLAGVGRVPQDLTCQVRVGGYGGAQGLATYLREAGITLLIDATHPYAAQISHNAASAAQAVGIPCWALRRSAWQAQPGDDWREVDDWAGLIEALKPFRRPLFTLGREPLQHLEEIPPEQFWTLRALEACPGNERCEVIGARGPFQIEDERALFQRRRIDVLVSKNSGSVATEPKLEVAREHGVPVLILKRPSLAKVDLEFTHASLLQAKIKEMLEMP
- the cbiE gene encoding precorrin-6y C5,15-methyltransferase (decarboxylating) subunit CbiE; amino-acid sequence: MTPWLTVVGIGEDGFSGLGKQARRALMGASRIIGSPRQLALLPRCISAQRQDWPTPFSLAPVLALRGEPVCVLASGDPMFFGVGASLARQVPAAQMQVLSMPSSCALAAARLGWPLQDVQVVSVVARPLAALNAHLHSGQRLLVLSNDGSSPAAIAAQLRERGFGPSRLHVLEHLGGEAERHLHGTADDWPGSEVAALNLVAIECLASPAAMRLPRVAGLADSAFRHDGQLTKRDVRAITLARLGPQPGELLWDVGAGCGSIGIEWMRAHPACRALAIEADEGRQGFIEYNRDALGVPGLQLVRGKAPEALAELERPDAIFIGGGVTRDGVLALCWERLRPGGRLVANAVTLQSELALAHFRERHGGELTRIHIAQAQPLGNFDTWRQALPITLLDVVKPLDA
- a CDS encoding cobalt-precorrin-5B (C(1))-methyltransferase; this translates as MREETREQPAPLRSGLTTGSCATATSLAAARLLLTGQSHDAVSITLPKGKVVQMRLEFCRLLGERAEAGTLKDAGDDPDVTHGALLYSQIRLQTRPGIRFMAGEGVGTVTRPGLVLAVGEPAINPVPRRMISEHLQQLAEECGYQGGFEVTVNVQGGEALALKTMNPRLGILGGLSILGTSGIVRPFSCSAYIASIHQGIDVAHTNGYTHIAACTGNASEDTMRRIYQLPEIALIEMGDFVGAVLKHLRKVPVPRLTLCGGFGKISKLAAGHMDLHSRHSSIDLPQLAGWAADIGADAELQAAIISANTSQQALALAHTAGIALGDAVCDHALTFARSVVPAQVQVEVFAIDRQGGVVGKAGVQ
- a CDS encoding NfeD family protein, producing the protein MEMQWWIWLVFGIGLILLELVLPTFFILWFGIGAVLVSLIALAAPGLQLDMQGLLWVLLSSVTTYLWFKLFKRKQPDVRWTADSVIGEVGLLTGSVSPFQKGRVRFQKPLLGNEEWTCVADSDIAAGERVRLVAIEGNIARVIRA